The following are encoded in a window of Miltoncostaea marina genomic DNA:
- a CDS encoding ribonuclease J — protein MPASGSVHVIPLGGAGEIGKNMYVVEHDERIVVIDCGITFPKNDQMGVDIVLPDFGYLIERADRVEALILTHGHEDHIGAVPFLLRAIGPVPIHGRRFTLALLRTKLEEHRLLDKVELNEVRFDGPQRIGPFDTEFVPLTHSTPDCAAVALSTPAGTIVHTGDFGIEYAPVGGRRSDLPALARLGERGVQLLLADSTNAEEGPMPSALPTRGVRSELARIFATARGRVLVTTFSSHIHRVQQVLDAAYDDGRVVALVGRSLTRNVNMAANLTDPETGRPYLTPPPGTLVRLRELDAHPRDEQVLICTGSQGEPMAALSRIARGEHNQVSIEPGDTVLYSSSTVPGNELAVNEIVNRLVRAKADFITERQNPRVHVSGHGSASDLLLMLELLRPRFFAPIHGEARHQRAHADLAEALGIGADRTLILDNGDVLEVTPDAAAVVDRVHAGLTYVDQAGGGDITESILRDRRHLADDGLVVVIARVDASDGTSLGDAEIITRGFGAAGDEELIEETRLAVERSLAASSEQQVTEIGILQHQLHDAVTALVRKRTSQRPLVVPVIVEV, from the coding sequence ATGCCGGCGAGCGGATCCGTGCACGTCATCCCGCTCGGCGGGGCGGGGGAGATCGGCAAGAACATGTACGTGGTCGAGCACGACGAGCGCATCGTGGTCATCGACTGCGGCATCACCTTCCCCAAGAACGACCAGATGGGCGTCGACATCGTCCTGCCGGACTTCGGCTACCTCATCGAGCGGGCGGATCGGGTCGAGGCGCTGATCCTCACCCACGGCCACGAGGACCACATCGGCGCCGTGCCGTTCCTGCTGCGGGCGATCGGCCCCGTGCCGATCCACGGCCGCCGCTTCACGCTCGCGCTGCTGCGCACGAAGCTGGAGGAGCACCGGCTGCTCGACAAGGTCGAGCTCAACGAGGTGCGCTTCGACGGCCCCCAGCGGATCGGCCCGTTCGACACGGAGTTCGTGCCGCTCACCCACAGCACGCCCGACTGCGCCGCGGTCGCCCTCAGCACCCCCGCCGGGACCATCGTGCACACCGGCGACTTCGGCATCGAGTACGCGCCCGTCGGCGGCCGTCGCAGCGACCTGCCGGCCCTCGCGCGCCTGGGCGAGCGCGGCGTGCAGCTGCTGCTCGCCGACTCCACCAACGCCGAGGAGGGCCCGATGCCCTCCGCGCTGCCCACCCGCGGCGTGCGCAGCGAGCTGGCGCGCATCTTCGCCACCGCCCGCGGCCGGGTGCTCGTCACCACCTTCTCGTCGCACATCCACCGCGTGCAGCAGGTGCTCGACGCGGCGTACGACGACGGCCGCGTCGTCGCGCTCGTGGGCCGCTCGCTCACCCGCAACGTCAACATGGCGGCCAACCTCACCGACCCCGAGACCGGCCGGCCGTACCTCACCCCGCCGCCCGGCACGCTCGTGCGGCTGCGCGAGCTGGATGCCCACCCGCGCGACGAGCAGGTGCTCATCTGCACCGGCAGCCAGGGCGAGCCGATGGCCGCGCTCAGCCGCATCGCGCGCGGCGAGCACAACCAGGTGTCGATCGAGCCGGGCGACACCGTGCTCTACTCGTCGAGCACCGTCCCGGGCAACGAGCTGGCCGTCAACGAGATCGTCAACCGCCTCGTGCGGGCCAAGGCGGACTTCATCACCGAGCGCCAGAACCCCCGCGTGCACGTCTCGGGGCACGGCAGCGCGAGCGACCTGCTGCTCATGCTGGAGCTGCTGCGGCCGCGCTTCTTCGCACCGATCCACGGCGAGGCCCGCCACCAGCGCGCGCACGCCGACCTGGCCGAGGCGCTCGGCATCGGCGCCGACCGGACCCTCATCCTCGACAACGGCGACGTGCTCGAGGTGACCCCCGACGCCGCGGCGGTTGTCGACCGCGTCCACGCCGGGCTGACCTACGTCGACCAGGCCGGCGGCGGCGACATCACCGAGAGCATCCTCCGCGACCGCCGGCACCTGGCCGACGACGGCCTGGTGGTGGTCATCGCGCGGGTCGACGCCAGCGACGGCACCAGCCTGGGCGACGCCGAGATCATCACGCGCGGCTTCGGCGCCGCCGGCGACGAGGAGCTCATCGAGGAGACACGCCTGGCGGTCGAGCGCTCGCTCGCCGCCTCGTCGGAGCAGCAGGTCACCGAGATCGGCATCCTCCAGCACCAGCTCCACGACGCCGTCACCGCCCTCGTGCGCAAGCGCACCTCGCAGCGGCCGCTCGTCGTCCCCGTGATCGTGGAGGTCTGA
- a CDS encoding DNA translocase FtsK — MSLFLGAGGPVGGWLEEGLRLLVGRAVAVAPLALLLVGLGLILDHPLLGARPLRLGVLIGSAAVVVALAGGVFGLGGSERTAWFEDVGGRGGHIGEAGYWITSSTVGGFGTALLIVVALIAAAVLISGASLGLAVRRGGEGAAVASRSVGRGVALASQGALKGGQRIRERLDAIEPPTLISSRRRARPVESRPLVDGADAYADIFDGPSALPPSPALVGEAPADEDDVLPRPASPLTAAAVVANEPVAPPERAAEQLELADEAPELEPVFTPTPAPSRMPEPRGARGTPYRRPPLSLLRRSSGPTSLPEDLVRRTSRQLEEALGHFGIEATVTDTVGGPRVTRYELQLAPGTKVGRITALRDDLAYALASREELRIIAPIPGKQAVGVEVPNPEASLVTLGDITREFPPHAGPLMAWLGLDLGGKPVYIDLAKMPHLLIAGSTGTGKSVCLNSLLASLLLRSTPDELRMILIDPKKVELNHYESIPHLLTPVVTNMKDAAAVLSNIVREMETRYELMGMARARNLRDWNEIRVAGGEKPIPTVLVVIDELADLMMVSPAEVEDSIIRLAQKSRAVGIHLVLATQRPSADVITGMIKANVPSRIAFAVSSQVDSRVVLDAGGAESLLGQGDMLFRPVGTSRLQRLQGAYIGEDEILAITDHWRAQGKPEMRRELMERAEPEDDPVETEVDDMLERAIEMVVEQGTASVSLLQRRLGVGYARAGRLVDSMERMGVVSGHEGSKPRTVLVGPGDLDRLLRRTPAPEPEPAEEEAPAPG, encoded by the coding sequence GTGTCGCTGTTCCTCGGGGCCGGCGGCCCCGTGGGGGGGTGGCTGGAGGAGGGCCTGCGGCTGCTCGTCGGCCGCGCCGTCGCCGTCGCCCCGCTCGCGCTGCTGCTGGTGGGCCTCGGGCTGATCCTCGACCACCCGCTCCTCGGGGCGCGCCCGCTGCGCCTCGGCGTGCTGATCGGCTCGGCGGCGGTGGTCGTCGCCCTGGCGGGCGGTGTCTTCGGCCTGGGCGGGTCCGAGCGCACGGCCTGGTTCGAGGACGTCGGCGGCCGCGGCGGGCACATCGGCGAGGCGGGCTACTGGATCACGAGCAGCACGGTCGGCGGGTTCGGCACGGCGCTGCTCATCGTGGTGGCACTGATCGCGGCGGCGGTCCTGATCTCCGGAGCGTCGCTCGGCCTGGCGGTGCGGCGCGGGGGCGAGGGGGCGGCGGTCGCCTCGCGCAGCGTCGGGCGCGGCGTGGCGCTGGCCTCGCAGGGCGCCCTGAAGGGCGGCCAGCGCATCCGGGAGCGCCTGGACGCGATCGAGCCGCCCACCCTCATCAGCAGCCGCCGGCGCGCGCGGCCGGTTGAGTCGCGGCCGCTCGTGGACGGCGCCGACGCGTACGCCGACATCTTCGACGGCCCGTCGGCCCTGCCGCCCTCGCCGGCCCTCGTGGGCGAGGCGCCGGCCGACGAGGACGACGTGCTCCCGCGCCCCGCGAGCCCGCTCACCGCGGCCGCCGTGGTGGCCAACGAGCCGGTCGCGCCGCCGGAGCGCGCCGCCGAGCAGCTCGAGCTGGCCGACGAGGCGCCCGAGCTGGAGCCGGTGTTCACGCCGACGCCCGCCCCGTCGCGTATGCCCGAGCCGCGGGGCGCCCGCGGGACCCCGTACCGGCGGCCGCCGCTCAGCCTGCTGCGGCGCTCGAGCGGGCCCACGAGCCTCCCCGAGGACCTGGTGCGCCGCACGAGCCGCCAGCTCGAGGAGGCGCTCGGCCACTTCGGCATCGAGGCGACGGTCACCGACACGGTGGGCGGCCCGCGCGTGACCCGCTACGAGCTCCAGCTGGCGCCGGGAACGAAGGTGGGGCGCATCACCGCGCTGCGCGACGACCTCGCGTACGCCCTGGCCTCCCGCGAGGAGCTGCGCATCATCGCGCCGATCCCCGGCAAGCAGGCGGTGGGCGTGGAGGTGCCCAACCCCGAGGCGTCGCTGGTCACCCTCGGCGACATCACGCGCGAGTTCCCGCCCCACGCCGGGCCGCTGATGGCCTGGCTCGGCCTCGACCTGGGCGGCAAGCCGGTCTACATCGACCTGGCGAAGATGCCGCACCTGCTGATCGCCGGCTCCACCGGCACCGGCAAGAGCGTCTGCCTCAACTCACTGCTCGCCTCGCTGCTGCTGCGCTCGACCCCGGATGAGTTGCGGATGATCCTCATCGATCCCAAGAAGGTCGAGCTCAACCACTACGAGAGCATCCCGCACCTGCTGACGCCCGTCGTCACGAACATGAAGGACGCGGCGGCGGTGCTCTCCAACATCGTGCGCGAGATGGAGACCCGCTACGAGTTGATGGGCATGGCGCGGGCGCGCAACCTGCGCGACTGGAACGAGATTAGGGTCGCCGGCGGCGAGAAGCCGATCCCGACGGTCCTGGTGGTCATCGACGAGCTCGCCGATCTGATGATGGTCTCGCCGGCCGAGGTCGAGGACTCGATCATCCGCCTCGCCCAGAAGAGCCGCGCGGTGGGGATCCACCTCGTGCTCGCCACCCAGCGCCCGAGCGCGGACGTCATCACCGGCATGATCAAGGCCAACGTGCCCTCGCGCATCGCGTTCGCGGTGTCGTCGCAGGTCGACTCGCGGGTCGTGCTCGACGCCGGCGGCGCCGAGTCGCTGCTCGGCCAGGGCGACATGCTGTTCCGCCCGGTGGGCACGTCGCGGCTGCAGCGCCTGCAGGGCGCGTACATCGGCGAGGACGAGATCCTGGCGATCACCGACCACTGGCGCGCGCAGGGCAAGCCGGAGATGCGCCGCGAGCTGATGGAGCGCGCCGAGCCCGAGGACGACCCGGTCGAGACCGAGGTCGACGACATGCTCGAGCGCGCCATCGAGATGGTCGTCGAGCAGGGGACGGCGTCGGTGTCGCTGCTGCAGCGGCGCCTCGGCGTGGGCTACGCGCGCGCCGGCCGGCTGGTCGACTCGATGGAGCGCATGGGGGTCGTCTCCGGGCACGAGGGCTCGAAGCCGCGGACCGTGCTCGTGGGCCCCGGCGACCTCGACCGCCTGCTGCGGCGGACGCCCGCGCCGGAGCCGGAACCGGCGGAGGAGGAGGCGCCCGCCCCGGGGTGA
- a CDS encoding helix-turn-helix domain-containing protein gives MFEIGNTLREARLRRGLDILDCEAETKIRAKYLRAMEEEQFDLMPSPTYVRGFLRTYADFLDLDGRLVLDEYESRFGELRHLSEAGPRSARQARGPRGSSSRPDARRPPPTPMRRRNQRRRRTEVQLLWLAIGGVMAVALLIWMGVGETRSGAQLPVTAPGGPTAGAPAPTASAPDTDSTERPVRAKKTAITLTGDGTNGCWVQVRSKTADGRLVYEGTLAPGESRTFRVLEGIWLRAANPAELAVTIGGKAVSLDASQSGTWRLTPNGVKSAA, from the coding sequence ATGTTCGAGATCGGGAACACACTCCGTGAAGCGCGCCTGCGTCGAGGGCTGGACATCCTCGACTGCGAGGCCGAGACCAAGATCCGCGCGAAGTACCTCCGGGCGATGGAGGAGGAGCAGTTCGACCTCATGCCGTCGCCCACCTACGTGCGGGGCTTCCTGCGCACGTACGCGGACTTCCTCGACCTCGACGGCCGGCTCGTGCTCGACGAGTACGAGTCGCGCTTCGGCGAGCTGCGCCACCTCAGCGAGGCGGGCCCACGCTCGGCCCGTCAGGCCCGCGGCCCGCGGGGCTCCTCGTCACGGCCCGACGCGCGCCGTCCTCCGCCCACCCCGATGCGCCGCCGCAACCAGCGCCGCCGCCGCACCGAGGTGCAGCTCCTGTGGCTCGCGATCGGCGGCGTGATGGCCGTGGCGCTCCTCATCTGGATGGGCGTGGGCGAGACGCGCAGCGGGGCGCAGCTGCCCGTCACGGCGCCCGGGGGCCCGACCGCCGGCGCGCCCGCGCCCACGGCCTCGGCACCCGACACCGACTCCACCGAGCGCCCCGTGCGCGCGAAGAAGACTGCGATCACGCTCACCGGTGACGGCACGAACGGCTGCTGGGTGCAGGTGCGCTCGAAGACGGCCGACGGCCGGCTGGTCTACGAGGGCACCCTCGCGCCCGGCGAGTCCCGGACGTTCCGCGTGCTGGAGGGCATCTGGCTGCGCGCGGCGAACCCCGCCGAGCTGGCCGTGACGATCGGCGGCAAGGCCGTGAGCCTCGACGCCAGCCAGAGCGGCACGTGGCGCCTCACGCCCAACGGGGTGAAGAGCGCCGCCTGA
- a CDS encoding competence/damage-inducible protein A: MTAAVLVTGDEVLRGRIQERNAGLLARSLEARGVTVARVEMVGDDLEAIAAGVGRLAGSGVDLVCVSGGLGPTHDDVSMAAVARATGRRLVVHPAALEMVRRASRAVAVDPAVARAVQDKQASLPEGSRVLPPPGTAPGCALRHGGVSVVVLPGPPWELAAMWEGALGVPEVAEVLARATARHERVLRLFGVPESRLVGVLEGLGRDAWARLRVGICARDAELEVTVRARPADEPAAAALEELVRAALGDALFAADGTTVDEIVARDLVAAGESVAVAESCTGGGLGARLTALPGSSAYVLGGVIAYSNDLKERLLGVDRGLLERHGAVSAECARAMAEGARARLGSDWALSVTGVAGPGGGTPDKPVGLVHVGLAGPGGVVRLAELRRGGDREAIRARSVTAALHLLRVALGERAGA; this comes from the coding sequence GTGACCGCCGCCGTGCTGGTCACGGGGGACGAGGTCCTCCGCGGCCGCATCCAGGAGCGCAACGCGGGGCTGCTCGCCCGCAGCCTCGAGGCGCGGGGCGTCACGGTGGCGCGCGTCGAGATGGTCGGCGACGACCTCGAGGCGATCGCCGCGGGCGTGGGGCGGCTGGCCGGCTCGGGCGTCGACCTGGTCTGCGTGTCCGGCGGCCTGGGGCCCACCCACGACGACGTCTCGATGGCCGCGGTGGCGCGGGCCACCGGCAGGCGGCTCGTCGTCCACCCGGCGGCGCTCGAGATGGTGCGCCGGGCGAGCCGCGCGGTGGCGGTCGACCCCGCCGTCGCGCGGGCGGTGCAGGATAAGCAGGCATCGCTGCCGGAGGGCTCGCGCGTGCTGCCCCCGCCCGGCACCGCCCCCGGCTGCGCGCTGCGCCACGGCGGCGTGTCCGTGGTGGTGCTGCCCGGCCCGCCGTGGGAGCTCGCCGCCATGTGGGAGGGCGCGCTCGGCGTCCCGGAGGTCGCGGAGGTGCTGGCACGGGCGACGGCCCGCCACGAGCGCGTCCTGCGCCTGTTCGGCGTGCCGGAGTCGCGGCTGGTCGGCGTCCTGGAGGGCCTCGGACGCGACGCGTGGGCGCGCCTGCGGGTGGGGATCTGCGCCCGCGACGCCGAGCTGGAGGTCACCGTCCGGGCGCGGCCGGCGGACGAGCCCGCGGCCGCCGCGCTGGAGGAGCTCGTGCGGGCGGCCCTCGGCGACGCGCTGTTCGCCGCCGACGGGACGACGGTGGACGAGATCGTGGCCCGGGACCTGGTCGCGGCGGGGGAGAGCGTCGCGGTCGCCGAGTCGTGCACCGGCGGCGGCCTCGGCGCCCGCCTGACGGCCCTGCCCGGCTCGTCCGCCTACGTGCTCGGGGGCGTCATCGCCTACTCGAACGACCTCAAGGAGCGCCTCCTGGGGGTCGACCGGGGGCTCCTCGAGCGGCACGGCGCCGTCTCGGCCGAGTGCGCCCGCGCGATGGCCGAGGGCGCGCGGGCCCGCCTCGGCAGCGACTGGGCGCTCTCGGTGACCGGGGTCGCGGGGCCCGGCGGGGGCACCCCCGACAAGCCGGTCGGCCTCGTGCACGTGGGCCTCGCGGGGCCCGGCGGCGTCGTGCGGCTCGCCGAGCTGCGCCGCGGCGGCGACCGCGAGGCGATCCGGGCGCGCTCGGTGACGGCCGCCCTGCACCTGCTGCGCGTCGCCCTGGGGGAGCGCGCCGGGGCGTGA
- the thpR gene encoding RNA 2',3'-cyclic phosphodiesterase, which yields MDAVRPVNRLFVAAELPAAARERAAALGREVAGRVDGRAVPAASLHVTLEFLGPVPADRVPALAEAVTGAAAGPPARVAPAALRARPRAARARLVALELADPDGVLAAMAGRVRGAADRALGRAPSAVAFWPHVTIVRLRRPARVAGLPAVDGERLFDISRAALYDSVQSPGGPPEYRELAAVELSPAR from the coding sequence GTGGACGCCGTCCGGCCGGTCAACCGCCTGTTCGTCGCCGCCGAGCTGCCCGCGGCCGCCCGGGAGCGCGCGGCGGCGCTCGGCCGCGAGGTGGCCGGGCGGGTGGACGGCCGCGCCGTGCCGGCGGCCTCGCTCCACGTGACGCTCGAGTTCCTCGGCCCCGTGCCGGCGGACCGGGTCCCCGCCCTCGCCGAGGCGGTCACCGGCGCCGCCGCCGGCCCGCCCGCGCGCGTCGCCCCGGCCGCCCTGCGGGCCCGCCCACGGGCCGCGCGGGCCCGCCTGGTGGCGCTCGAGCTGGCCGACCCCGACGGGGTGCTCGCCGCGATGGCGGGCCGCGTCCGCGGCGCCGCCGACCGCGCCCTGGGGCGCGCGCCGTCGGCGGTCGCCTTCTGGCCGCACGTGACGATCGTGCGCCTGCGCCGGCCCGCCCGGGTGGCGGGCCTGCCGGCCGTCGATGGGGAACGCCTGTTCGATATCAGCCGAGCGGCGCTCTATGATTCCGTCCAGTCGCCGGGCGGGCCTCCGGAGTACCGGGAGCTCGCCGCGGTGGAGTTGTCACCAGCCCGCTGA
- the recA gene encoding recombinase RecA encodes MEKHEALGSAVAQIERQFGKGAIMRMGDTAMTEVSAVPTGALALDIALGIGGIPRGRIVEVFGPESSGKTTLLYHLIAQAQKRGGLCAFIDAEHAMDPTYAKRIGVDVDELLLSQPDHGEQALEIADLLVRSAALDVVAIDSVAALVPKAEIEGEMGDSHVGLQARLMSQALRKLAGNLNRAGTICIFTNQLREKIGVMFGSPETTPGGRALKFYASVRLDIRRIETLKEGTEAVGNRARVKIVKNKVAPPFRQAEFDIIYGEGISHEGNLLDLGVERGIVQKSGAYFSFNDERLGQGRHAARAFLREHPDVAAILEARIREDAGVPGGVPFDPATGEVIEPTTGAGDAPAAKPKLAAAKG; translated from the coding sequence GTGGAGAAGCACGAGGCGCTCGGCTCCGCCGTCGCGCAGATCGAGCGGCAGTTCGGCAAGGGCGCCATCATGCGCATGGGCGACACCGCGATGACCGAGGTCTCGGCCGTCCCGACCGGCGCCCTGGCGCTCGACATCGCGCTCGGCATCGGCGGCATCCCGCGCGGCCGCATCGTGGAGGTCTTCGGCCCGGAGAGCTCCGGCAAGACGACCCTCCTGTACCACCTCATCGCGCAGGCCCAGAAGCGCGGCGGGCTCTGCGCCTTCATCGACGCCGAGCACGCGATGGACCCGACGTACGCCAAGCGGATCGGCGTCGACGTGGACGAGCTGCTGCTGTCGCAGCCCGACCACGGCGAGCAGGCGCTCGAGATCGCCGACCTGCTCGTCCGCTCGGCGGCGCTCGACGTCGTCGCGATCGACTCCGTGGCGGCGCTCGTGCCGAAGGCGGAGATCGAGGGGGAGATGGGCGACTCACACGTCGGCCTGCAGGCGCGCCTCATGTCGCAGGCGCTGCGCAAGCTGGCCGGCAACCTCAACCGGGCCGGCACGATCTGCATCTTCACCAACCAGCTGCGCGAGAAGATCGGCGTCATGTTCGGGTCGCCCGAGACCACCCCCGGCGGCCGCGCGCTGAAGTTCTACGCGTCCGTGCGCCTCGACATCCGCCGCATCGAGACCCTCAAGGAGGGGACCGAGGCCGTCGGCAACCGGGCGCGGGTGAAGATCGTCAAGAACAAGGTCGCGCCGCCGTTCCGCCAGGCGGAGTTCGACATCATCTACGGCGAGGGGATCTCCCACGAGGGCAACCTCCTCGACCTGGGCGTCGAGCGCGGCATCGTCCAGAAGAGCGGGGCGTACTTCTCGTTCAACGACGAGCGCCTCGGCCAGGGGCGCCACGCGGCGCGGGCGTTCCTGAGGGAGCACCCCGACGTGGCGGCGATCCTCGAGGCCAGGATCCGCGAGGACGCCGGCGTGCCGGGCGGGGTGCCGTTCGACCCGGCGACCGGCGAGGTCATCGAGCCGACGACCGGCGCGGGGGACGCGCCCGCCGCCAAGCCCAAGCTGGCGGCCGCGAAGGGCTGA
- the miaB gene encoding tRNA (N6-isopentenyl adenosine(37)-C2)-methylthiotransferase MiaB, whose translation MRYHLTTFGCQMNEHDSERMRGVLEDLGYSRVDARDEADLILFNTCTIRGSADERFLGNLGDAKRVKRERPDALVAVGGCWAQSMKEQVFREFPFVDIAFGPSEVARLGELVARERIDAVGAFSFDGAFSGSLPARRERAHQAWVQISVGCNCVCAYCIVPSVRGRERSRPLADVVGEVRALAADGVVEVTLLGQNVNSYGRDLPREERATFAELLRAVAGVEGIARVRYTSPHPKDMKADVIAAMAECPEVCEHLHLPAQSGSTRILKAMRRTYSRERYLDLVARLRGAIPDLSLTTDLIVGFPGETEADFEDTLRLVEECRYDGAYTFLYSPRPGTEAAERLPDDVPAEVKRERIGRLVEVVQRTAAERAARFVGTTGEVLVEGPSRTDPSKLRGRLRQNITVNFTGTAAPGSLVRVAIEGATSTTLSGRQAGAPAPADLVPA comes from the coding sequence ATGCGCTACCACCTGACGACGTTCGGCTGCCAGATGAACGAGCACGACTCCGAGCGGATGCGCGGGGTCTTGGAGGACCTCGGCTACTCGCGGGTCGACGCGCGCGACGAGGCCGACCTGATCCTCTTCAACACCTGCACCATCCGCGGCAGCGCGGACGAGCGCTTCCTCGGCAACCTGGGCGACGCGAAGCGGGTCAAGCGCGAGCGGCCGGACGCGCTGGTGGCCGTCGGCGGCTGCTGGGCGCAGAGCATGAAGGAGCAGGTCTTCCGCGAGTTCCCGTTCGTCGACATCGCGTTCGGCCCGAGCGAGGTGGCGCGGCTCGGCGAGCTGGTGGCCCGCGAGCGGATCGACGCGGTGGGGGCGTTCAGCTTCGACGGCGCGTTCAGCGGCAGCCTGCCAGCGCGGCGCGAGCGCGCGCACCAGGCGTGGGTGCAGATCTCGGTGGGCTGCAACTGCGTCTGCGCGTACTGCATCGTGCCGAGCGTGCGCGGCCGCGAGCGCAGCCGTCCGCTCGCCGACGTGGTCGGCGAGGTGCGGGCGCTGGCCGCCGACGGCGTGGTCGAGGTGACGCTGCTCGGCCAGAACGTCAACTCGTACGGCCGCGACCTGCCGCGCGAGGAGCGGGCCACCTTCGCCGAGCTGCTGCGCGCGGTCGCGGGCGTCGAGGGCATCGCGCGGGTGCGCTACACCAGCCCGCACCCGAAGGACATGAAGGCCGACGTCATCGCCGCGATGGCGGAGTGCCCGGAGGTCTGCGAGCACCTCCACCTGCCCGCGCAGTCGGGCAGCACGCGGATCCTCAAGGCGATGCGGCGCACCTACAGCCGCGAGCGCTACCTCGACCTGGTGGCGCGGCTCCGCGGGGCGATCCCCGACCTGTCGCTCACCACGGATCTGATCGTGGGCTTCCCCGGCGAGACCGAGGCCGACTTCGAGGACACGCTGCGCCTGGTCGAGGAGTGCCGCTACGACGGCGCCTACACGTTCCTCTACTCGCCCCGGCCGGGCACGGAGGCGGCCGAGCGGCTGCCCGACGACGTGCCGGCCGAGGTCAAGCGCGAGCGCATCGGGCGGCTGGTCGAGGTCGTGCAGCGCACCGCCGCGGAGCGCGCCGCCCGCTTCGTCGGCACGACCGGCGAGGTGCTGGTCGAGGGGCCCTCGCGCACCGACCCGTCCAAGCTGCGGGGGCGGCTGCGCCAGAACATCACCGTCAACTTCACCGGGACCGCCGCGCCCGGCTCGCTGGTGCGGGTGGCGATCGAGGGCGCGACGTCGACCACGCTGTCCGGGCGCCAGGCCGGCGCCCCCGCGCCGGCGGACCTCGTCCCGGCCTGA
- the miaA gene encoding tRNA (adenosine(37)-N6)-dimethylallyltransferase MiaA, with translation MPRPARPQVLALAGPTAAGKSALALAAAEALGGEVVVADPFARYRGLEIAADTPRPSELARVPHHGVGDLALTERSTAATFARLAHRAIDAALAAGRTPVVSGGTGLYLRAALGELRFGPEAPAEVRRWAERLAEDDPAAAIAALRERDPAAAARVDAANPRRVARALEAAAAGRPREDRGELWSGAMRRPALVVGLTRPREVLDAMIAERVARELADGLVAELGRALDTPGVAREPLQVIGAREVAAVRAGALDPAELPGRLAARTRRLARRQMTWLRKTPGVVELDLGDRPPLHALPRLLGMWREAGGHPVPSGG, from the coding sequence GTGCCGCGGCCGGCGCGGCCGCAGGTCCTGGCCCTCGCCGGGCCGACGGCCGCGGGCAAGAGCGCGCTGGCCCTCGCGGCGGCGGAGGCGCTCGGCGGCGAGGTCGTGGTCGCCGACCCGTTCGCGCGCTACCGGGGCCTCGAGATCGCGGCCGACACCCCCCGCCCGTCCGAGCTCGCCCGCGTGCCGCACCACGGGGTGGGCGACCTCGCGCTGACCGAGCGCTCCACGGCGGCCACGTTCGCGCGCCTGGCCCATCGCGCGATCGACGCGGCGCTGGCCGCGGGCCGGACGCCGGTCGTGTCGGGCGGCACGGGCCTCTACCTGCGGGCGGCGCTCGGCGAGCTGCGCTTCGGCCCCGAGGCGCCGGCCGAGGTGCGCAGGTGGGCCGAGCGGCTCGCCGAGGACGACCCGGCGGCGGCGATCGCCGCGCTGCGCGAGCGCGACCCGGCCGCGGCGGCGCGCGTCGACGCCGCCAACCCGCGCCGGGTGGCGCGCGCGCTCGAGGCCGCCGCCGCCGGGCGCCCGCGCGAGGACCGCGGCGAGCTGTGGTCGGGCGCCATGCGCCGGCCCGCGCTCGTCGTGGGCCTGACCCGCCCGCGGGAGGTGCTCGACGCGATGATCGCCGAGCGGGTCGCCCGGGAGCTGGCGGACGGCCTGGTCGCCGAGCTCGGGCGGGCGCTCGACACGCCGGGCGTGGCGCGCGAGCCGCTCCAGGTGATCGGCGCGCGCGAGGTGGCGGCCGTGCGCGCCGGCGCGCTCGACCCGGCGGAGCTGCCCGGGCGCCTCGCCGCGCGCACCCGCCGCCTGGCGCGGCGGCAGATGACCTGGCTGCGCAAGACGCCGGGCGTGGTCGAGCTCGACCTCGGCGACCGGCCGCCGCTCCACGCGCTGCCGCGCCTGCTCGGCATGTGGCGGGAGGCCGGCGGCCATCCGGTACCCTCTGGCGGATGA